The nucleotide sequence ggagccctgggggggccgggAAGGTCTTGTGTGGGTCAGGAAAGAGGCACTGGGCACGaggccagggctgtgctgagcaggcccagccctcacatccccccagccaACGCCGGCTGCCCgggggcttgggagggacccccagcccgtgtgccccacactgagctggcagagagagagccaaGGGGCAGGGATGTGGGCAGGGCCCCgggtgagggacaggcagggccatTGCAGGGCCAcggtgagggcacagcctgtggcagcagagctgcccagggccgggggcagccgggggTGTTGGTACCAGGCACTGTTGGGGCCGAGCGGAGCACGAGGCCTCTTGCAGACCCCTGGAGTAGCCTCCCACTTGCCAGCCCCACCCTGGTGGGgtgacactgtcccctccctacAGGACATTCCCCCCGAAATCTTTGGATGGGCCTTTTGTGTATGTTCCTGGTTGCTGATTCCTGTTGGGGACCTGAGGGAGCCTCTGCAATCCCATGCATGGGGCACAATCTCCTCTCCAGATCTTGACTCCCTGCAGGctttgcagggaaatctgtgctggcagctgcatccTGAGCCCGAGGGCAGTTTGTACCCCCGAGTGCTGATCCATCCTGGGGACCCAAGGGATCCTCTACCACTCCATCCATGCAGCAGGAGTCACCCTGCTGCCCTTGACTCCCCACAGAGGAACAAGTGCCATCTCTCTGTTTGGGAGAATCCAGATGCTGCCCCTGGGCCATCAGAAGTGGTGCTGAATCCTCTTtcagtccagcccagccccagtgcTGAGTTTTCTCACTCATCCCCTCACTGAGTGCCCTCTCccccagccagcactgaccaaCCAGGGCGTTTGGCACActtggtttggtggtttggagaaacagccccaggcaggcagagggacaGATAACCTCGAGGAACAACCCTGGCGAGGTGCCCGCACTGTCAGGGGGCCAGGGGATCGCTGCTCCACAGAACCGGCTGAAGCTCTGGGTGAACCTGAGCTGAAGGGCCTGTGACCTGTGGATGAGtccaggatggagcagagacCCCCCCTGCAGCCCGGGAGGagcccatgccagagcaggggatgcccaaaggaggctgagAGCCTGTGGGAAGCCCCTGCAGAGTCCTGGCAGCAAAGCCCTGATTTCCAGGGCTGCCCCCCTACCACAGTTTGGTTTTGGGAGAGTTTTTTTGGTCTAATCTTCatattttggagtattttttagCTGAATCTGAACTTTTTGCAGTTTGGGGGGGCAGGGGTCTTCCTACTGTTTCTGAGGGGTTTTTACCTGAATCTcgatggtttgggtttttccgGGCTGAATCTTggttttttggagggttttATGGTCACAGGATGCCCTTGTTTCCCCCCCTCTatcaggatttctccttcccaaagcttggccagatggaggaggaggctgcgaggaagaggaagatgccttgggccccccaggcaggtgaggaggaagtcagtggccctttgggcgggtgttgtgctggctctgtcagccgagcatggccccggctgcaggacaaccccgctgccACCAccgtcctgccggggccggagttggggggatgtccttggccttccctgtgggccggaggcaaatcccctccctgtccttcttgcttcctgccccaggccccgaggTGAGGACGCAGAGCCCAGAGGACAAATCCCCCTGTGAGACCTTGGTGGGAGAGgccgttttgaagggctccccggcgcaggaaggcagcggggaggtAAAGGGCCGGAGATCCCCccgcaggaggggctccaaagccatcccagggtgctctgaggaggaaagagccagccTGTGCCCGGAAGGTGGCCAGAGCTTGAGGCGGAGCTCCAACCTGgtggtccctgagcagcctcccagcagggaaaAGCCCTTCAAGTGTatggaatgtgggaagagcttcagggacAGCTTCAACCTGATCcgacaccagcacatccacactggggaacgaCCCTACACGTGTaaggagtgtgggaagagcttcattGACAGCTCCGGCCTGCACGTGCACCGTCGCATTCACACTGGGGAACATCCCTACAAGTGTGTGGAGTGTGGGAAAAGCTTCAGGATCAGCTCCAGCTTCCGCTCCCATCAGCTCATCCACACCGGGGAACGGCCCTACAtgtgcttggaatgtgggaagaggtttcagaCCAGCTCAGATCTCCTGAAGCACAAGCCAACACACACAGGGGAGTGGGCCTTCCACTGCACCGACTGCGGGAAGGGCTTCAACCGGAACTCCACCCTTGTCAcccaccagcgcatccacaccGGGGAGAGGCCTtacaagtgtggggagtgtgggaagagatTTATACGCAGCTCACATCTCATCCAGCACCAGCAGACTCACACGGATGAGAGACCCTTTCGCTGCACCGACtgcgggaagagcttcaacCAGAACTCTGCCCTCATCACCCACCAACGCATCCACACTGGAGAcaggccctacaagtgtggggagtgtgggaagtGCTTCACCAACAGGTCTGGCTTGACCCAACACCAGCGGACCCACCGGTAAAGGAAGCCCCGACTACAGGAAGAGCTTCGGCCGCTGTTTCCCCCCCGAATGAACCCCCTGATGGTGAGGCAACCCCTGGAGTCCAGTGACTGTCAGTCCATCCCTTTTGACCAGAAAGGGCcagtcccctttcccaggggcagcttcttccaacagaacccttcttgggggggggggtgcagattcctgccttggctgggggCCCCCCAAGGTCACTTCTCGAGACTGGGAGTAGAGATCTGCCCACCAGCGTTGGTCTGGGGGGAGTTCCATCCATCTCTAATTAAGAATTCTTACTTTTGTGCTAACTTGAGTAGAATTGCTTCACAAACTGCTTTAGTATAGAGCACTGTCCTATGTTATCCTGTACTCCTGGTAGTTTCAGTATGTATattgtgcagtaaataattctgatgaagatcttttgtctgatcatttgtaaccctaaataattcatttatatcaataaatctgattttctaTCATTAAAACTTGGGAAACAAAAGTTGTTCAGTCACAGCTCTGTAATTCCTGTAAACTGAAACTGTTGACATAAAGCAAGGCTGAGATTGGATCCAGCAACCCTCAGCACCCCACAGTAAGTTGGGAGGTCAGGGGGACTAGTCCCCTTTGCCAACCTCCCTGTGCCCAAAGACCCCCATGGGACTGTAAGACCCACCAGACCACGCCCCCCTTTTCCacccttctccctgttccttCCACCTTTTCATGGTCCCCTcatccccagccccccccccttGATCAATTTAGGGGTCCTAACCcctacttttttccccctctttcacCAATTCCATATCATCTCCAGTCCCCAACCCTTTCATGCTCAGTTTGGGGTCCCACCACCCCTTTATCCCCTCTGACCCCTGCTTTTCCCACCGACCTCCCCCTTCTCACCCCCTGTTCACCTGAAAGCTCCTCACCTGCAGCCAGGGGGCCTTCCAGCACCACCAGTGCCCAGAGAAGTCCCCTCAGAAAAGGGGTTTGGTGCGGTCCTGGGTGGGCTTGAGTGGGTTTGAGTGTTTGGGGGGGGCTATgtgcaggttttggggtgatcTGGGTGCTTTATTGAGGGGCAGGTGCCCTCCCAAAGCCCCTCCAGAGCGGGTTGACGTTGGGGGAATACGGGGGGGTCCCAATTCCCCATCTATCCTGGGGCCAATTCTGCCCCCCCCAACTCAGCTCCACCTCTTGGGATTCCCCCAAGCTCCTCCCCCAGTACCCCTGAATAGCCGAGACTGGGGAGAACTGGGAAGCTTtactgggatcactgggagcAGCCGGGCAGAGGCAGTGAcagcaggggagagggggacacatgaccccccaaaatccttgCAGGGACGGGGGTTCCAGCCTGGGCCCGAGGCTCTGGGGAGGGGCTGCGGCCGCCGCCggctcaggagctctgtggggagagaaaagggggtgacactggggtggggggtccccgggggggcACAGATGCTCTGGGGAGCACACACGACCCCTTGGGACCCCCCTCACCTTCTGGTGCAGGTAGAAGCCGAGCCCCGGTGCCAGGGAGACGAAGCCCAAGAGGAAGCCCCCGGCCCCTCCTTCGCAGCAATTCCTCAGGCTGatggagcccagcagggccggggccgccggcggTGTCCGATCCCGGCAGGAAGCGGGGAGGGCCCGGTAGGGTCTGATAGAAATAAATCAAGGcagatctctctctttcttttaccCCCTGGCCAGTGACCATcaagaggtgtccctgcttcacagcagaagctgcacaCACTTCAACAAAGTCTGTGGAAGAATCTGCTCTAGGAAAGTTGGCCCTGGGCTTTTATGCTTATCCAGTGATGGATGGCCAGTCACATCTTCCCAGGCCAGTGAGCAGCTGATCTGTCAAACTCTGCTTCCAAAAGCAGGATGTGTTGGAAGATTGGGGAACCAGGCTGGGTTTGGCACAATTCAACACTAAACCAACTCCTTGGCACCAGCAGTAACTCCCCACAGAGAGCTTGCATTACTTGCATGCTCCCATCAGATTCTTTTCCAGGCAGAACATCCTTCTACAAGGGGTCTGTTACCATCCGCCCCagaaaggggggggaggggtaacccaggttcttattaataaatcctttggggtggattagagtgaaatggCACTGAATAATTgctgtttgaaaacatatataggtagggtttattttagaacaattttgtttcaaaggtaaacaaatatgttgccattttgggtgttatcatcTATATCTCTCATCTACAGCAATATGGCATAAAGAGAACCTTtagggaaaatgcataagggagagaaaggaaagagaggataagagtaagggagagtaagggaaagcaaagctgagagTGGAAAGATGTCTATAGTCACTGCCCACGGGGTCCAGCGATGGAACTTGGCAGTTGCAGCTCCAgtgtctgtcagttgaagtgggGGCCTTGATCcgttgggggtgggggagggaagccCCTACGctccaagaagttatgagttattatatccatggaTGGTGTCCCGGGCCATGCCACGAACCCACAACATCTCCTGGGCCTGCGCAGAGTTCCCGTGAGGGGCCTGGGAAAAgggtttttcctgcctttcaggACAGGCAGAGGGGATGATGGGCTTTGATGGGCCATCAGAGGTCTAATGCAAAAGTCCTGCAAGAGCCTGCAAGAGTCCCTTGGCAATCCTAGAATGCACAAATCAtgaaccatttcagtctctgacaccaCCCCGTGATTTATGGATTcaataatttctcttcttttgtcGTTCACTTCTAGAATTCACTTTGTGAATCTTCTTTGTGAGTGGTGCCTTTCGTGTAGtagacagaaagagagaagagtaaagaaaaggaagcGAGAGCACAAATCTTTTCCCAATGTGATGCAATTCCctctaaaaaacccaaaccttacAGTAAAATAGTAAGTATATGGGACATAACAGGATCCCAATAGCTACAACCAAATTTCCTAACATTAACAAAGTTACAAACATCAGGATTTAATACTGacacaaattaattttcattattcacTGTCTCCACCCCGTGAATAATCAGGGTATCCTTTAATGCGTGGTGGGTGTGAGGGATTCTGTAATAACTTTAGAGGGGCCAATGTGTCTTGAAATTGGACCTGAAATTACACTAGAGTTTTTATGCAAACATGTTGAGTTACCCGAGAGCTGGTACAAGGCTTTCTTATACTCTCTTCAGGtcacactttcttttcttttgtctagATTGAGTTTCATTTGTTAATATTTTGAGAAGTTTAGCCAAATATATAATTTGATGCCTTCTGAGGCAAGGGTTAATGCAAATAATACGTATTTGTATGATTCCAAATATGCATAAATTCTTGTATCAACTCCCAGGCTAAATTTGGTGGAGTTTCTTGATTCTCAATTGATCGAGACAGAATTATACATATCTAAAAGCTTCTCCCAAACCAActtgtttttcaataaaaagacaaaataaacttGGCAAAAATTAAACTAGCAATACATGAAATGGCTTGTCTTACACAATCTTACCAGAGTTGCTCATGATAAAAACACAGAGTCAACAATTATTAATAAACTGATCATACAAGCAATTTTGGGAGTAGAGGAGACACAAACACAACGTTTGTGGTAAACTTTTACATATTGCAAAActactgagaaaaaatacacacagatgTGCATATCACAAAGTTATTAAggtaaaaacacaaacacatgcaaaCAACCAGCGCTGCAAAGAACAGTACAACTCTCCAGTCCTGTTGCTACTTTGTTTTCTCATGGCATCTTTGTAAACTGATAACAGAAGCAGTTGTGGGGGCAGTTATCTCTTCTGCCCATTGCAGCAATTGAAAGCTTTATCGCTCTCATGCAGTTTGATCTCATCTGCTGGCAGGTTCctgcaaaaagaggaaatatgaCCCACTATGGACccattattaaaaagaaggaactaTCTATTTATCCGACTCCTTTTCTTGTCTGGCATGATGCCACTAAGGCAGCAATAATGGAGAAGTCTGGAacatgttttctccaaaaaagcaaataaactcAGAGCATGCTGGAGCTCCTTTTCACTCCTCAGCATCTTTATTTGCTCTAGGGTGGCCAAGGTGTCAGAGGGAATACACACTGCTActttttctgtgggaatttcAAGTCAATGTGTCAAACTGTGGGGTTTATTAACTGAGACAGGGAAGCAGATATGTTTCTGAATGTTAGTTCTTTCTCTGTGTCCGTTCAATCCCACACACCTCAAGCCCTGCACTCACACAATATACTGGGAGTGTTTTAATATGCCTTTTAATTGAgccaaagaggaagaaaaaaattagttcgAATCTTGCACCAGAACCAAAAAGACAAGTGCCCCAATTTCATTGAAATGTATCTACTCTAAGAGGCTTATCGAAACTAATCATTCAAATTAACTGTAAGAAGGGACATTCAAGAAAGCTCCTTTAGGGGAGCTAAGGGGAACAAAgcattcacaaaaaaaaaaaaacccaacaccaacTCCCAACGTAGCACCCAACTTATTGtctctttatatattttataaaaaatgtgtCACTGTAGTAAAAGCTGTAGAAAGTGCATTCTTACATTTATGAAGCTATCTTACACTATACACAGTGCACTGATCTGTAAACCATATCTGAAAGGGCATCCTCCtctgttcattttctgttatttaccCTGGAACATCACAGTGGGTTTTCCCTGTGCCCCCTTCCCAAACTGTGCTCCCACCAGCCAGGCTGTTTGCTACTTCCCATCTCATTTCACCAATGTGCAATCGCCGtcattcccttttcctgcctggctcaattccccccagccctgcactgtgCAGGCAGTAAGGAAAGCGAGTGGGCATCTCCCTCTAGCAGACTGTCACCTCCCGAGCAGCCTCTGCGCCACTGCGGCCGGGGCAATGCGGTACCTGCTCTTCCTGGCGGTGCAGGGAGAGCGGCTCCGGCAGGCAAAGTTCTCCTGAGTCCATGTGCGCCC is from Chiroxiphia lanceolata isolate bChiLan1 chromosome W unlocalized genomic scaffold, bChiLan1.pri scaffold_44_arrow_ctg1, whole genome shotgun sequence and encodes:
- the LOC116781382 gene encoding gastrula zinc finger protein XlCGF7.1-like, with protein sequence MEEEAARKRKMPWAPQAGPEVRTQSPEDKSPCETLVGEAVLKGSPAQEGSGEVKGRRSPRRRGSKAIPGCSEEERASLCPEGGQSLRRSSNLVVPEQPPSREKPFKCMECGKSFRDSFNLIRHQHIHTGERPYTCKECGKSFIDSSGLHVHRRIHTGEHPYKCVECGKSFRISSSFRSHQLIHTGERPYMCLECGKRFQTSSDLLKHKPTHTGEWAFHCTDCGKGFNRNSTLVTHQRIHTGERPYKCGECGKRFIRSSHLIQHQQTHTDERPFRCTDCGKSFNQNSALITHQRIHTGDRPYKCGECGKCFTNRSGLTQHQRTHR